From a single Deltaproteobacteria bacterium genomic region:
- the gcvPB gene encoding aminomethyl-transferring glycine dehydrogenase subunit GcvPB, which translates to MSTFTGTTGLVHNEGSLWKRGKRGRRAYSQPRRDVDTHPLDETLISEGVDLPDLSELDVVRHFTRLSQCNFSVDSGMYPLGSCTMKYNPKINEKLAALPGFSAAHPLLPSLLAQGILRIMHELETWLCEITGMDAATLQPAAGAQGELTGMLLMHAYHAGMGSRRTKIIVPDTAHGTNPASAALCGYQPVPVASNERGILSPDAIAAVMDEETAGIMVTNPNTLGLFEENIRDIADIVHAKGGLLYGDGANMNALMGIVRPGDIGIDIIHLNLHKTFSTPHGGGGPGSGPVCVKENLAPYLPVPRVIEEKGKYHLSQDQPRSIGRVQAFYGNVGVMLKAYCYIRTMGAEGLKQASQMAVLNANYIKEKLKGSLYLPYDVPCMHECVFSDKLQNPFKVSTLDMVKRLMDLGFHPPTIYFPLVVPGAIMIEPTETESKEEIDLFIEAMKSICREASENPGLLHEAPLKCKVRRLDETMAARHPCLAG; encoded by the coding sequence ATGAGTACGTTCACGGGCACCACCGGACTTGTCCACAACGAAGGCTCGCTCTGGAAAAGGGGGAAACGAGGGCGACGCGCCTATTCACAACCACGCCGTGATGTCGACACGCACCCCCTTGATGAAACGCTCATCAGCGAAGGGGTTGACCTGCCCGACCTCAGCGAACTGGACGTGGTACGGCATTTCACCCGTTTGTCCCAGTGCAATTTCAGCGTGGACAGCGGCATGTACCCTCTGGGCTCGTGCACGATGAAGTACAACCCGAAAATAAATGAGAAGCTTGCCGCCCTGCCGGGGTTTTCCGCCGCCCACCCCCTGCTTCCTTCCCTTCTGGCCCAGGGCATTCTCAGGATCATGCATGAACTGGAAACATGGCTCTGTGAGATCACGGGCATGGACGCCGCCACGCTGCAGCCCGCGGCCGGTGCCCAGGGTGAATTAACGGGCATGCTGCTCATGCATGCCTATCACGCCGGAATGGGCAGCCGCAGGACGAAGATCATCGTCCCCGATACCGCCCACGGAACGAATCCGGCCAGTGCCGCCCTTTGCGGGTATCAACCGGTGCCGGTCGCATCAAACGAGCGGGGCATCCTCTCTCCGGATGCCATCGCCGCCGTGATGGATGAAGAAACGGCGGGTATCATGGTGACCAATCCCAACACGCTGGGACTCTTCGAGGAGAACATCCGGGATATCGCGGACATTGTTCACGCCAAGGGGGGTCTGCTTTACGGCGACGGAGCAAATATGAACGCCCTCATGGGGATCGTCAGGCCGGGGGATATCGGCATTGATATCATCCATCTCAACCTTCATAAGACCTTTTCGACCCCCCACGGCGGCGGCGGTCCGGGTTCCGGTCCCGTGTGCGTGAAGGAAAACCTCGCGCCCTACCTGCCCGTTCCGCGCGTCATCGAAGAAAAAGGGAAGTATCACCTCTCGCAGGACCAACCACGATCGATCGGCAGGGTCCAGGCCTTTTATGGAAATGTGGGGGTCATGCTCAAGGCATATTGCTACATCCGCACGATGGGAGCGGAAGGGCTGAAACAGGCGAGTCAGATGGCCGTCCTCAACGCCAATTACATAAAGGAAAAATTGAAGGGCTCCCTCTACCTGCCCTATGACGTACCCTGCATGCATGAGTGCGTCTTCTCCGACAAACTGCAAAACCCCTTCAAAGTTTCGACGCTCGACATGGTCAAGAGGCTCATGGACCTGGGATTCCATCCCCCTACGATATATTTTCCTCTCGTCGTACCGGGGGCAATTATGATAGAACCAACGGAAACGGAATCAAAAGAGGAGATCGACCTCTTTATTGAAGCAATGAAATCCATTTGCCGGGAAGCTTCTGAAAACCCCGGATTGCTTCACGAGGCACCCCTGAAATGCAAGGTTCGCCGTCTCGACGAAACGATGGCGGCGCGACACCCGTGCCTCGCGGGTTAG
- a CDS encoding formylglycine-generating enzyme family protein — MESRKRAWKRPPRAWSVLLCLLGGILLCTGCGHEKAALDTSKYFTGTAFTNSIGMEFLLIPPGTFLMGSPPGEKGRDVNELQHAVTIEKPFFLQTTEVTQEQWKAVMGTVPFYYKHCGPHCPVESVTWYEAVDFVRKLNSMEKTKKYRLPTEAEWEYACRAGTTSPFNTGSCITAAQANFDGNRPYPGCEGGIYMDAPMPAGSFPPNPWGLFDMHGNVWEWCSESRHGVAEESTAPVAGPASKEYRTHRGGSWYNDATHLRSASRTRLYPMYKFRFGGFRVAADTAS, encoded by the coding sequence ATGGAATCAAGAAAAAGAGCATGGAAGCGACCTCCCCGGGCCTGGTCGGTCCTGCTGTGTCTCTTGGGCGGAATCCTTCTGTGCACGGGATGCGGCCACGAAAAAGCGGCCCTTGACACGTCCAAGTATTTCACCGGGACCGCCTTTACGAACAGCATCGGCATGGAATTTCTCCTCATCCCCCCGGGAACGTTTCTCATGGGAAGCCCTCCAGGCGAAAAAGGAAGAGATGTCAACGAGCTGCAGCACGCGGTCACCATTGAAAAACCCTTCTTTCTCCAGACGACCGAGGTAACCCAGGAACAATGGAAGGCGGTTATGGGGACCGTGCCGTTCTATTACAAGCACTGCGGTCCTCACTGTCCGGTGGAGAGCGTGACCTGGTATGAAGCCGTCGATTTTGTCAGAAAGCTCAACAGCATGGAAAAGACAAAAAAATATCGTCTTCCCACCGAGGCCGAATGGGAATACGCCTGCCGTGCCGGAACGACGTCACCTTTCAATACCGGCTCCTGTATCACCGCCGCGCAGGCGAACTTCGATGGAAACCGGCCCTACCCCGGCTGTGAAGGCGGCATTTACATGGATGCCCCCATGCCTGCCGGAAGCTTCCCCCCGAATCCCTGGGGACTCTTCGACATGCATGGAAATGTCTGGGAATGGTGTAGCGAAAGCCGGCATGGAGTCGCGGAGGAATCAACAGCCCCTGTCGCAGGCCCCGCATCAAAGGAATACAGGACACATCGCGGTGGTTCCTGGTATAACGATGCTACTCATCTCCGCTCGGCAAGCAGAACCAGGCTGTATCCGATGTACAAATTCCGGTTCGGCGGGTTCCGGGTCGCCGCGGACACGGCATCCTGA